In one window of Pseudodesulfovibrio sediminis DNA:
- a CDS encoding methyl-accepting chemotaxis protein, which produces MEQAATAREQGELARCQGLLSAAETLDQSVQSIRNQSNQLETASTKAQEGAAEQQRFISEAASAMEEMNAAVSETAESAASAASEAQQVMERASDGSGVVSKTLQSIGTVSENAVSLTDQVAGLGTQAQGVGQIMGVISDIADQTNLLALNAAIEAARAGEAGRGFAVVADEVRKLAEKTMDATRDVGVAIEGIQAHVSQTIEGVQSIASLADEASGLAQESGQALEEIVSHSGASAQRISGIAAATSQQSIASEEVTRTISEINSISAETGRGMAEAAEALNKLAGGVDDLTTMTGVFRLVGNGKVQEILGEMAGTQDIQSGERARQENAMRRVLRSTEYLELLYITDEKGTQTVSNIGGHVSGYSEDASAFGSNWATRPWFRGAMDNRTYYISDVYTSSASGESCITVSSPFFDGNGNPKGVIAADVRVAI; this is translated from the coding sequence TTGGAGCAGGCTGCAACTGCTCGCGAACAGGGGGAACTTGCCCGCTGTCAGGGCCTTCTTTCCGCAGCCGAGACACTGGATCAGTCGGTCCAGTCCATACGCAATCAATCCAATCAGCTTGAGACCGCTTCTACCAAGGCCCAGGAAGGGGCCGCTGAACAGCAACGGTTTATTTCCGAGGCCGCGTCGGCAATGGAAGAAATGAATGCGGCTGTCAGTGAGACCGCTGAAAGCGCAGCGTCTGCGGCTTCCGAAGCGCAACAGGTTATGGAGCGAGCCTCCGACGGTTCAGGCGTGGTCAGCAAGACCCTGCAATCCATAGGCACAGTGTCCGAGAATGCCGTGTCGTTAACCGATCAGGTCGCCGGCCTTGGCACACAGGCTCAGGGCGTGGGGCAGATCATGGGAGTCATCTCGGATATCGCGGATCAAACCAATCTTTTGGCGCTCAATGCTGCCATTGAGGCCGCCCGTGCCGGTGAAGCCGGACGAGGGTTTGCGGTCGTGGCCGACGAAGTGCGTAAATTGGCTGAAAAAACCATGGACGCTACCAGAGATGTCGGTGTGGCTATCGAGGGAATTCAGGCGCACGTATCCCAAACCATTGAAGGGGTTCAGTCCATTGCCTCGTTGGCTGATGAGGCTTCCGGTTTGGCTCAGGAATCCGGTCAGGCCCTTGAGGAGATTGTTTCTCATTCGGGCGCCAGCGCACAGCGTATCAGTGGCATTGCCGCTGCCACGTCTCAACAGTCGATCGCAAGTGAAGAAGTCACCAGAACCATCTCGGAGATCAATTCGATTTCCGCTGAAACCGGCAGAGGTATGGCGGAAGCTGCCGAGGCCTTGAATAAACTGGCCGGTGGTGTGGATGATCTGACAACCATGACCGGAGTTTTTCGTCTCGTGGGTAATGGCAAGGTTCAGGAAATACTTGGCGAAATGGCTGGCACTCAGGATATTCAGTCCGGGGAACGGGCGCGTCAGGAGAACGCCATGCGTCGCGTACTCAGAAGCACTGAGTATCTCGAACTGTTATATATCACTGATGAAAAAGGTACGCAGACTGTCAGTAATATCGGTGGCCATGTGTCAGGGTATAGTGAGGATGCTTCGGCTTTTGGGTCGAACTGGGCGACACGTCCCTGGTTCCGTGGAGCCATGGATAACCGGACATACTACATTTCGGATGTCTACACTTCTTCTGCATCGGGTGAGAGCTGTATCACTGTTTCCAGCCCTTTCTTTGACGGGAACGGTAATCCAAAGGGCGTCATCGCCGCCGATGTCAGGGTGGCCATCTAG
- a CDS encoding DMT family transporter → MTNQQKALIFGLVAVGIWSTVASAFKIALRHLDPLQLLLCACIASILALGGIMAYQGKLRTLLHMETREKARCFLLGLLNPFLYYMILFKAYDLLPAQEAQPINYTWAITLSLLSVPLLGQKLSLKDLGAILLSYFGVVVISTHGDVLSLHFTNLTGVGLALASTIIWALYWIFNTRSTADPLAGLLLSFLCGFPFILSATLFFSELPALTLSSTLAAGYVGFFEMGITFALWLTAMKYAAQPDGGGTVRVANLIFLSPFLSLIFIYFLLGEEILPATVAGLGLIIAGNALMQYSPKSARKS, encoded by the coding sequence GTGACCAATCAGCAAAAAGCGCTCATATTCGGCCTGGTTGCCGTGGGCATATGGTCCACGGTAGCCTCGGCCTTCAAAATCGCACTCAGACACCTGGACCCCCTCCAGCTCCTTTTGTGCGCCTGTATCGCCTCCATCCTGGCGCTCGGCGGCATCATGGCCTACCAGGGGAAATTGCGTACACTCCTGCACATGGAAACGCGCGAAAAAGCCAGATGCTTCCTGCTCGGATTACTCAATCCGTTTTTGTACTATATGATTCTTTTCAAGGCGTATGACCTGCTACCGGCGCAGGAGGCGCAGCCCATCAATTATACGTGGGCCATCACCCTGTCGCTCCTGTCCGTACCTCTGCTTGGACAAAAACTCTCTCTCAAGGACCTGGGAGCCATTTTGCTCAGCTATTTCGGCGTGGTGGTCATCTCGACCCACGGCGATGTCCTATCCCTTCATTTCACCAATCTCACCGGCGTGGGACTGGCACTGGCAAGCACGATCATCTGGGCGCTCTATTGGATTTTCAACACCAGAAGCACAGCCGACCCTTTAGCAGGACTTCTCCTCAGCTTTCTCTGTGGTTTTCCATTCATTCTCAGCGCCACACTCTTCTTTTCGGAACTCCCAGCACTCACGCTGAGTTCAACACTGGCAGCGGGCTACGTCGGATTTTTCGAGATGGGCATCACCTTTGCCCTCTGGCTCACGGCAATGAAATACGCGGCACAACCGGATGGCGGCGGAACCGTCAGAGTCGCCAATCTGATTTTCCTCTCCCCTTTCCTCTCCCTCATATTCATTTACTTCCTTCTGGGAGAGGAGATACTGCCTGCCACCGTTGCCGGCCTCGGGTTGATCATTGCGGGCAACGCCCTGATGCAGTATTCGCCCAAAAGCGCCCGAAAGTCCTAG
- a CDS encoding TIGR00730 family Rossman fold protein, whose product MIQRSKQFLIDDLSIKESWRLFKIMSEIVDGFENLSDIGPAVSMFGSARTKPEDPLYQQTVKLSKALSEAGYSIITGGGPGLMEAGNKGAYENGGESIGLHIHLPMEQHNNPYLNIRSDFRYFFIRKLMFIKYAMAYVALPGGYGTLDELSEALVLIQTHRIKPFPIVMFGVDYWSGLIDWFKKQLISNAFCKEEDLDLFILTDEIDEVVNHIKKHVII is encoded by the coding sequence ATGATTCAACGCTCTAAGCAGTTCCTCATCGACGACCTCTCCATCAAGGAGTCCTGGAGGCTCTTCAAGATCATGTCCGAGATTGTGGATGGTTTTGAAAACCTGTCCGACATCGGCCCTGCCGTATCAATGTTCGGATCGGCCAGGACCAAGCCCGAGGACCCGCTTTACCAACAGACTGTCAAGCTTTCCAAGGCGCTCTCCGAGGCAGGATACTCCATCATCACAGGAGGCGGCCCCGGTCTCATGGAAGCCGGCAACAAAGGCGCATATGAAAACGGCGGTGAGTCCATTGGACTACATATCCACCTGCCCATGGAGCAGCACAACAACCCATATCTAAATATACGCAGTGATTTCAGATATTTCTTTATTCGCAAGCTGATGTTCATCAAGTACGCCATGGCCTACGTGGCCCTGCCTGGAGGCTATGGCACTTTGGACGAGCTGTCAGAAGCATTGGTGCTTATCCAGACTCACCGCATCAAGCCCTTCCCCATCGTCATGTTCGGTGTGGACTACTGGTCTGGCCTCATCGACTGGTTTAAAAAACAGTTGATCAGCAATGCCTTCTGCAAGGAAGAAGATCTTGATCTCTTCATCCTTACTGACGAAATCGATGAAGTGGTCAACCATATCAAGAAACACGTCATTATCTAG
- a CDS encoding MBL fold metallo-hydrolase RNA specificity domain-containing protein: protein MKITFMGAARTVSGSCYILECGSTRFALDCGLHQGNKEIEKRNWNFDQYNGKQLDFILITHAHIDHTGLLPALVSKGFKNPIYCTAATRSLLEIMLLDSAHIQEMEAEWANRKRLRVGSQPIRPLYTTTDAENTMPLLATVEYAKTFEPAPGIKVTYKDAGHILGSAFIEVEYEQDGKSTKLVFSGDLGRPEQLIISDPTEVDCADYLFLESTYGNRNHKDEAGSMDELAEAIAYSYEHKEKVVIPAFAVERSQQLIYTLFLLQKQGKVPADMPVYLDSPLAIRATEIFRKHPEFFDEETRKLLANGENPLDLPNLHFTESREQSQAINETRGPAIIISASGMANAGRIKHHLRHNLWRPGASVVFVGWQGVGTPGRKILGGANKIRLFGEEVAINAKIFTINSFSGHAGQDELMNWLGTMKGKPVKVILVHGEAEVQEEFGALITDKFGFSVHIPEYMEELELEPGAEFMSVVDMEVARPRVDWEFLLADSENLYAELKKRVHDVENRPWVDQAELRDKLLDINRNIVELVSEM from the coding sequence ATGAAAATTACTTTCATGGGCGCAGCCCGAACCGTCAGTGGCTCCTGTTATATTCTTGAATGCGGCTCAACACGGTTCGCGCTTGATTGCGGTCTGCATCAGGGTAACAAGGAGATCGAGAAGCGCAATTGGAATTTTGATCAATATAATGGAAAACAGCTCGATTTCATTTTGATTACTCATGCGCATATAGATCACACCGGTCTGCTTCCGGCCCTGGTCTCCAAGGGATTCAAAAATCCTATTTATTGTACGGCGGCCACGCGGAGCCTGCTTGAGATCATGCTCCTCGACAGTGCGCATATACAGGAGATGGAGGCTGAATGGGCCAACCGGAAGCGCCTGCGTGTCGGGAGTCAGCCCATCAGGCCGCTGTACACCACCACGGATGCTGAAAATACGATGCCTCTTCTGGCAACCGTTGAATATGCCAAGACATTTGAGCCTGCTCCAGGTATTAAAGTCACCTATAAAGATGCCGGGCATATTCTCGGTTCTGCATTTATTGAAGTGGAGTACGAGCAGGACGGCAAGTCGACCAAATTGGTTTTCTCCGGAGATCTCGGGCGTCCGGAACAGTTGATCATAAGCGACCCGACAGAGGTTGATTGTGCTGATTATCTCTTTCTTGAGTCCACATATGGCAACCGAAATCACAAGGATGAGGCGGGCAGTATGGACGAGCTCGCCGAGGCTATTGCCTATAGCTATGAGCATAAGGAAAAGGTGGTTATCCCCGCATTTGCCGTGGAGCGTTCCCAGCAGTTGATCTATACCCTGTTCCTTTTGCAGAAGCAGGGTAAAGTGCCGGCGGATATGCCAGTCTATCTGGACAGTCCCCTGGCGATTCGAGCTACGGAAATCTTTCGCAAGCATCCTGAATTCTTTGACGAAGAGACGCGGAAGCTCTTGGCGAATGGAGAGAACCCACTGGACTTGCCGAATCTGCATTTCACGGAAAGCCGGGAGCAATCCCAGGCCATTAATGAAACACGCGGCCCTGCCATCATTATATCTGCCAGCGGTATGGCGAACGCCGGTCGCATCAAGCATCATTTGCGTCATAACCTGTGGCGCCCTGGAGCCAGCGTGGTTTTTGTCGGCTGGCAGGGTGTCGGTACGCCCGGCAGAAAGATTTTGGGGGGTGCCAATAAGATTCGCCTCTTCGGTGAAGAGGTTGCGATTAATGCCAAGATCTTTACCATTAACAGCTTCTCTGGCCATGCCGGTCAGGATGAGCTGATGAACTGGCTCGGCACCATGAAAGGCAAGCCGGTAAAGGTGATCCTGGTCCATGGCGAGGCTGAGGTCCAGGAGGAATTCGGTGCGCTTATAACTGATAAATTCGGTTTTTCCGTTCATATTCCGGAATACATGGAAGAGCTGGAACTTGAACCCGGGGCCGAATTCATGTCTGTGGTGGACATGGAGGTCGCGAGACCGCGTGTGGACTGGGAATTCCTGCTGGCAGATTCTGAGAATTTGTATGCAGAATTGAAGAAACGTGTTCACGATGTGGAAAACCGTCCCTGGGTGGATCAGGCCGAGCTGCGAGACAAGTTGCTTGACATCAATCGAAATATCGTTGAGCTCGTCTCCGAGATGTAA
- the rsmD gene encoding 16S rRNA (guanine(966)-N(2))-methyltransferase RsmD yields the protein MRIVGGQYKGRRIKTCEGPGYRPATMKVRESIFSMLMARGICFPDVRVIDMFAGSGSLALECLSRGTTTAWFVEKSAKAAGLIRKNLAELNVPKQYSKVVSKDLFGVLSKQPEEPFDLVFIDPPYGKDLLIPALEKALKNGWIASGAFVLAEVETAIEAPTEGPIADMELLTDREYGQTRIFLWRN from the coding sequence ATGCGAATAGTTGGTGGACAATATAAAGGCCGCAGGATCAAGACCTGCGAAGGGCCGGGATATAGACCCGCTACCATGAAAGTGAGAGAGTCCATCTTCTCCATGCTCATGGCGCGTGGTATATGCTTTCCCGATGTCCGGGTCATCGACATGTTTGCCGGGTCCGGCAGTCTGGCTCTGGAATGTTTGAGCAGGGGAACCACAACTGCGTGGTTTGTCGAGAAAAGTGCCAAGGCCGCGGGGCTGATCAGGAAGAATCTGGCAGAGCTCAATGTGCCGAAACAGTACTCCAAGGTGGTCAGCAAGGATCTTTTCGGCGTTCTGTCCAAACAACCGGAAGAGCCCTTTGATCTGGTATTCATTGACCCGCCTTACGGGAAAGATCTGTTGATTCCGGCTTTGGAAAAAGCGCTGAAGAATGGGTGGATTGCTTCGGGAGCCTTTGTGTTGGCCGAAGTTGAAACTGCGATAGAGGCTCCCACCGAGGGGCCGATTGCTGATATGGAATTGTTAACAGACCGAGAATATGGTCAGACCAGGATATTTTTATGGCGGAATTGA